The following are from one region of the Stanieria sp. NIES-3757 genome:
- a CDS encoding OmpA/MotB domain protein: MSNFPDYEIETQSEEQDSGVYLSISDLMSSVLMIFVLLFITVQIQLQVKVNQVRQLEIQLQAEIDKTKQLEIQLQAEIDKAKQLEIQLEKYKKAVDELPIRILDALEGKIGGKGLFTVDPETGDVSIGDRILFDEGSAELKPEGKKFLQQFIPIYSNVIFSDNLFDRQITRVVIEGHTSSKGSDQDNMELSLRRALAVSDYILSNQLKFATKERFKKKILASGRGEIDANQKIDHASDRRVVFRFQFRRENFEQFLQSKDTNKK; the protein is encoded by the coding sequence ATGAGTAATTTCCCTGACTATGAAATAGAAACACAATCAGAAGAACAGGATTCTGGAGTCTACTTATCGATTAGCGATTTAATGTCCAGTGTATTAATGATTTTTGTTCTTTTATTTATTACTGTACAAATTCAACTTCAAGTAAAAGTTAATCAAGTAAGGCAATTAGAAATACAACTTCAAGCAGAAATTGACAAAACAAAACAACTAGAAATACAACTTCAGGCAGAAATTGACAAGGCAAAACAGTTAGAAATACAACTAGAAAAATATAAAAAAGCAGTTGATGAACTACCAATTAGAATACTGGATGCTTTGGAAGGAAAAATAGGAGGAAAAGGTTTATTTACAGTCGATCCAGAAACAGGAGATGTGAGTATAGGCGATCGCATTTTGTTTGATGAGGGAAGTGCTGAACTTAAACCAGAAGGTAAAAAGTTTCTTCAGCAATTTATTCCCATCTACAGCAACGTTATCTTTTCAGATAATTTATTCGACCGTCAAATTACTCGTGTGGTAATTGAAGGACATACCAGTTCCAAAGGTTCTGATCAAGACAATATGGAATTAAGCTTGCGGAGAGCTTTAGCTGTTTCTGATTATATTTTGTCCAATCAGCTTAAATTTGCTACTAAAGAACGCTTCAAAAAGAAGATATTAGCATCTGGTCGTGGTGAAATTGATGCTAACCAAAAAATTGATCATGCAAGCGATCGCAGAGTAGTTTTCCGTTTTCAATTCCGTCGAGAAAATTTTGAACAATTTCTTCAATCAAAAGACACTAACAAAAAATAA
- a CDS encoding glutathione S-transferase domain-containing protein produces MIKVYGGVRSRASIVQWYLEELDVPYEFVLLDLAAGEQRQPDYLSINPIGKVPAIVDESFQLWESGAIILYLAEKYGNMSASLEARSIMTQWVIFANATLGVGLFVEVNREREMPRLLTPLNQILTNQSYLLGEELTVADIAVGSILAYVPIMLKVDLSDYPAVLSYIKRISERPAFQNTIGKR; encoded by the coding sequence ATGATCAAAGTTTATGGTGGTGTTCGGAGTCGAGCATCAATAGTGCAATGGTATTTGGAGGAACTCGATGTTCCCTATGAATTTGTGTTGCTTGATTTAGCAGCAGGAGAACAACGACAACCAGACTATTTATCAATTAATCCGATTGGGAAAGTTCCTGCAATTGTAGATGAAAGTTTTCAGCTTTGGGAATCAGGAGCAATCATACTTTATCTAGCGGAAAAGTATGGCAATATGTCAGCTAGTTTAGAAGCAAGAAGTATTATGACTCAATGGGTAATTTTTGCCAATGCTACTTTGGGGGTCGGACTTTTTGTAGAAGTCAATCGCGAGCGCGAAATGCCTAGACTTTTAACTCCACTCAATCAAATCTTAACCAATCAATCTTATTTATTAGGAGAAGAATTGACTGTTGCTGATATTGCTGTCGGCTCAATTCTGGCGTATGTTCCAATCATGTTAAAGGTTGACTTAAGTGATTATCCAGCAGTATTAAGTTACATTAAACGGATTTCAGAGCGACCAGCTTTCCAAAACACTATTGGCAAGAGATAA
- a CDS encoding UDP-N-acetylglucosamine pyrophosphorylase produces MVAVAILAAGRGTRMKSDLPKVLHSLGGRSLVERVLDSCRLLQPERQIVIIGYQGEQLKQALSSRQDVEFVEQTEQLGTGHAIQQLLPYLQGFQGDLLVLNGDAPLLRPETLQHLVEVHQTGKHAATLLTAHLPNPSGYGRVFCDGNNLVNQIIEDRDCSTAQRQNRRVNAGIYCFNWQKLAEALPKLSTDNDQQEYYLTEVVDYLAPVTAVDVEDYLEILGINDRKQLATAYDILQARIKDNWMKAGVTMINPDSITIDETVHLEPDVILEPQTHLRGNTSIATGSRIGPGSLVENSQIGENVTVVYSVVNNAEVSAGTQIGPYAHLRGDVKVGERCRIGNFVELKKATLGNKTNVAHLAYLGDATLGEKVNVGAGTITANYDGVNKHPTVIGDRTKTGANSVMVAPITLGQNVTVAAGSVVTKDVPDDCLVIARARQKEIPDWQLPTNSNPQK; encoded by the coding sequence ATGGTAGCGGTAGCAATATTAGCAGCAGGGCGGGGAACCCGCATGAAATCTGATTTACCCAAAGTATTGCATTCTTTAGGAGGGCGATCGCTAGTTGAACGAGTACTAGATAGTTGTCGTTTACTCCAACCAGAAAGGCAAATTGTCATTATTGGTTATCAAGGAGAACAACTAAAACAAGCCTTAAGTTCTCGTCAAGACGTAGAATTTGTTGAACAAACGGAACAATTAGGTACAGGACACGCAATTCAGCAACTACTACCTTATTTACAAGGATTTCAGGGAGATTTATTAGTTCTTAATGGAGATGCTCCTTTATTACGTCCAGAAACTTTACAACATTTAGTAGAAGTTCACCAAACTGGAAAGCACGCAGCAACTCTTTTAACCGCTCATTTACCCAATCCCTCTGGTTATGGCAGAGTATTTTGTGATGGAAATAATTTAGTCAATCAAATCATTGAAGACAGAGATTGTAGTACTGCTCAAAGGCAGAATCGTCGTGTTAATGCGGGAATATATTGTTTTAACTGGCAAAAACTAGCCGAAGCATTACCCAAACTTTCTACAGACAACGATCAACAAGAATATTATTTAACTGAAGTAGTTGATTATCTTGCTCCAGTTACAGCAGTAGATGTAGAAGATTATTTAGAAATACTTGGTATTAATGATCGTAAACAATTAGCTACTGCCTACGATATTCTTCAGGCTAGGATTAAAGACAATTGGATGAAAGCAGGGGTAACCATGATTAACCCCGATAGCATTACGATTGATGAAACTGTTCATTTAGAACCAGATGTCATTCTTGAACCCCAAACTCATTTACGGGGTAACACTAGCATTGCTACTGGTAGCCGAATTGGTCCTGGGAGTTTGGTAGAAAATAGCCAAATTGGGGAAAACGTTACAGTTGTATATTCAGTAGTAAATAATGCCGAAGTAAGTGCAGGTACTCAAATTGGTCCTTATGCTCACTTGCGTGGTGATGTCAAAGTAGGGGAAAGATGTCGGATCGGCAATTTTGTCGAGTTGAAAAAGGCAACCCTAGGCAATAAAACCAACGTTGCTCATCTTGCCTATCTTGGTGATGCGACTTTAGGGGAAAAAGTCAATGTAGGCGCAGGTACAATTACCGCTAATTATGATGGTGTAAATAAACATCCTACCGTCATAGGCGATCGCACTAAAACTGGAGCTAATAGCGTTATGGTAGCTCCGATTACTCTGGGACAAAATGTTACCGTAGCTGCTGGTTCAGTAGTTACTAAAGATGTTCCTGATGATTGTTTAGTAATTGCTCGCGCTCGTCAGAAGGAAATACCTGATTGGCAATTACCAACTAATAGTAATCCGCAAAAATAA
- a CDS encoding Porphobilinogen synthase gives MFPINRPRRLRQNAQLRRMVQETVLTANDLIYPLFAVPGDAVAVEVKSMPGVYQLSVDKIVEEAKEVYDLGIPAIILFGIPENKDADATGAWHDCGIVQKAATAVKEAVPDLVVIADTCLCEYTSHGHCGYLEVGDLTGRVLNDPTLELLKKTAVSQAKAGADIIAPSGMMDGFVQAIREGLDEAGFQDTPILSYAAKYASAYYGPFRDAAESSPQFGDRRTYQMDPANGKEALKEVYLDIAEGADMLMVKPALSYMDIIWRVKEITNLPVAAYNVSGEYSMVKAAALNGWIDEKKVTLETLTSFKRAGADLILTYHAKDAVRWLNES, from the coding sequence ATGTTTCCTATTAATCGCCCTCGCCGTTTACGTCAAAATGCTCAATTGCGCCGTATGGTGCAAGAAACAGTGCTTACTGCTAATGATTTAATTTATCCTCTCTTTGCCGTACCAGGGGATGCAGTGGCAGTAGAAGTCAAATCTATGCCTGGAGTGTATCAACTTTCCGTAGATAAGATTGTGGAAGAAGCTAAAGAAGTTTACGATTTGGGAATTCCCGCGATTATTCTCTTTGGCATTCCTGAAAATAAAGATGCAGATGCTACTGGTGCATGGCATGATTGTGGAATTGTTCAAAAAGCAGCAACTGCTGTTAAGGAAGCTGTACCAGATTTAGTAGTGATTGCTGATACTTGTTTGTGTGAATATACTTCTCATGGTCATTGTGGTTATTTAGAAGTAGGAGACTTAACAGGTAGAGTTTTAAACGATCCAACTTTAGAATTACTCAAAAAAACGGCAGTTTCTCAAGCTAAAGCAGGGGCAGATATCATTGCACCTTCTGGGATGATGGATGGATTTGTCCAAGCGATTAGAGAAGGATTGGATGAAGCTGGTTTTCAAGACACTCCAATTCTTTCCTATGCAGCTAAATATGCTTCTGCTTATTATGGTCCTTTCCGTGATGCTGCTGAATCTTCTCCTCAATTTGGCGATCGCAGAACGTATCAGATGGATCCTGCTAATGGTAAAGAAGCACTTAAAGAAGTATATTTAGATATTGCTGAAGGGGCAGATATGTTAATGGTAAAACCTGCCTTATCTTATATGGATATTATTTGGCGAGTGAAAGAAATTACTAATTTACCTGTAGCTGCTTACAATGTTTCTGGTGAATATTCGATGGTTAAAGCTGCTGCCCTCAATGGTTGGATTGATGAGAAAAAAGTAACTTTAGAGACTTTAACAAGTTTTAAACGTGCAGGGGCAGATTTGATTTTGACTTATCATGCCAAAGATGCGGTGCGTTGGCTGAATGAATCGTAA
- a CDS encoding methionine aminopeptidase, type I has translation MGSERITLLSQREIDKMRQAGRLAAQLLDHLAPMVKPGVSTLEINDEAEKWTQAHGAKSAPLGYHGFPKSICTSINEVICHGIPNAKQILQEGDIINIDVTPILDGYHGDSSRTFLVGTPSPEAKRLVEVTEKCLKLGIEAVKPGARIGDIGAAIQEYAEANGFSVVRDFVGHGISHIFHTAPQIPHYGTRGKGKKLKPGMVFTIEPMINEGTWEAVVLDDGWTAITKDGKLSAQFEHTLAVTEDGVEILTLTD, from the coding sequence ATGGGAAGCGAAAGAATTACACTACTTTCTCAACGAGAAATTGACAAAATGCGTCAAGCAGGGCGTTTAGCAGCCCAACTTCTAGATCATCTTGCGCCAATGGTTAAACCAGGAGTAAGCACCTTAGAAATTAATGATGAAGCCGAAAAATGGACACAAGCTCATGGTGCTAAAAGCGCGCCTCTAGGATATCATGGGTTTCCTAAATCTATTTGTACCAGTATTAATGAAGTGATTTGTCACGGTATTCCCAATGCCAAACAAATTCTTCAAGAAGGAGACATTATTAATATCGATGTGACTCCAATTCTCGATGGTTATCATGGCGATAGTTCCAGAACTTTTTTGGTTGGTACTCCATCTCCTGAAGCCAAAAGGCTTGTAGAAGTGACAGAAAAATGTTTGAAATTAGGAATTGAGGCAGTTAAACCAGGGGCGAGAATTGGTGATATCGGAGCAGCAATTCAAGAATATGCTGAAGCTAATGGTTTTTCAGTAGTCAGAGATTTTGTTGGACATGGAATTAGCCATATTTTCCATACAGCTCCGCAAATTCCTCACTATGGTACTAGAGGAAAAGGTAAAAAACTCAAACCAGGAATGGTGTTTACGATTGAACCGATGATTAATGAAGGGACTTGGGAAGCAGTAGTCCTTGATGATGGTTGGACAGCTATTACTAAAGATGGTAAGTTATCTGCCCAGTTTGAACATACGCTCGCAGTTACAGAAGATGGAGTAGAAATTCTGACACTGACAGATTAA
- a CDS encoding ribosomal protein L11 methyltransferase — protein sequence MSNRWWEINVLCEPVLEESVFWRLEKFGCSGTATQVTEEHYLIKAYIPEISAKLMDLSALSLWLKQDATLIEASLPQINWNLIDEEDWASSWKEHWHPAEIGDRILIYPAWLELPSETDRLVLRLDPGAAFGTGTHPTTQLCLESLEMRLSQGAENLTIADIGCGSGILSIGAVLLGAKQVYAVDTDTLAVKTCRSNCQLNNIDRQRLLIHHGSIEKLQELNQSFDGIVCNILADTIVELFPQFDALTTKSSWAILSGILVEQADRIADAVEGQGWTIAALWKRQEWCCFNVRRSEY from the coding sequence ATGTCTAATCGCTGGTGGGAAATAAACGTACTCTGTGAGCCAGTTCTAGAAGAATCTGTCTTCTGGCGACTCGAAAAATTTGGCTGCTCAGGAACAGCTACTCAAGTAACAGAAGAGCATTACCTTATTAAAGCTTATATTCCCGAAATTTCAGCTAAATTAATGGATTTATCTGCTTTGTCGTTATGGTTAAAGCAAGATGCTACCCTAATTGAAGCTTCTCTTCCCCAAATCAACTGGAATTTGATCGATGAGGAAGATTGGGCAAGTAGTTGGAAAGAGCATTGGCATCCCGCCGAGATTGGCGATCGCATTTTGATCTATCCTGCCTGGTTAGAACTTCCTTCAGAAACTGACAGACTTGTTCTCCGTCTCGATCCAGGGGCAGCTTTTGGTACAGGTACTCATCCCACCACCCAACTGTGTTTAGAATCTTTGGAAATGCGTTTATCCCAAGGCGCAGAAAACCTAACCATTGCTGATATCGGTTGTGGTTCGGGAATTTTGTCGATTGGGGCAGTTTTGTTAGGAGCAAAACAAGTTTATGCTGTTGACACCGACACTTTAGCAGTTAAAACCTGTCGTAGCAATTGTCAACTTAACAATATTGATCGACAACGTTTACTCATTCATCACGGTAGTATTGAAAAACTCCAAGAGTTAAACCAAAGCTTTGATGGGATTGTTTGCAATATTCTAGCTGATACAATCGTAGAACTCTTTCCTCAGTTTGATGCTCTTACTACCAAAAGCAGTTGGGCAATTTTAAGCGGTATTTTAGTCGAACAAGCAGATCGTATTGCTGATGCAGTAGAAGGACAAGGTTGGACAATTGCCGCTTTGTGGAAGCGACAAGAGTGGTGTTGCTTTAACGTTCGCCGTTCGGAATATTAA
- a CDS encoding Tetratricopeptide TPR_2 repeat protein — MKTNFYDTDERKLSWSESAWFSSYGTAEQSFNSSNSLPALDSPRSEYQLRASVEEKVAQGHYAVAIAMLNQLIALHPNSAIDYNNRGLMHFRNNQIAEAIADLSQALKLDPKLDSAYNNRANCYAAQGNLAEAIADYDVALDLNPANVRAWINQGVTFREMGLYDLAVENFDIAGIIGNSLHERIYAERGRAYHLRGDWNCAVADYQQALELLASHPNLINYQQKVQNWLDELLYPAKNFLD, encoded by the coding sequence ATGAAAACTAATTTTTATGATACGGACGAACGCAAACTAAGTTGGAGTGAATCAGCTTGGTTTTCCTCCTATGGCACGGCGGAACAATCTTTCAATTCGTCTAATTCCTTACCTGCGCTGGATTCTCCACGATCAGAATACCAATTGCGAGCTTCAGTAGAAGAAAAAGTAGCTCAAGGTCACTATGCAGTTGCGATCGCCATGCTCAATCAATTAATTGCTCTTCATCCTAATAGTGCTATTGACTATAATAACCGAGGACTAATGCATTTTCGCAACAATCAAATTGCAGAAGCCATCGCCGATCTCTCTCAAGCTTTAAAACTCGATCCCAAACTAGATAGTGCCTATAATAATCGAGCCAATTGTTATGCTGCTCAAGGTAATTTAGCCGAAGCGATCGCTGATTATGATGTAGCTTTAGATTTAAATCCTGCTAATGTCCGTGCTTGGATTAATCAAGGTGTGACTTTCCGCGAAATGGGCTTATACGATTTAGCTGTAGAAAATTTTGATATTGCTGGGATCATTGGCAATAGTTTACATGAAAGAATTTATGCCGAACGGGGTAGGGCTTATCATTTAAGAGGCGATTGGAATTGTGCAGTAGCAGATTATCAACAAGCCTTAGAATTGTTAGCTTCACACCCTAATTTAATTAACTATCAACAAAAAGTACAAAATTGGCTTGATGAGCTACTCTATCCTGCCAAAAATTTTCTTGATTAA
- the psaM gene encoding photosystem I reaction center subunit XII, translating into MPLSDTQVLVALVIALIPGILALRLSTELYKS; encoded by the coding sequence ATGCCTTTATCAGATACTCAAGTTTTAGTTGCTTTAGTTATCGCTCTAATTCCCGGAATCCTAGCTCTCCGCCTTTCTACTGAACTTTATAAATCTTAA
- a CDS encoding 20S proteasome A and B subunits, protein MTYCLGIINRFGIVMAADSRTNAGVDYISAYKKLFDLSLPGERVIIICASGNLSVTQGVITRLNRDIQNQQESNLHTLSTMFDVARYIGEKSREIQSIDRSWLEKDRIDHSCNFLLGGQIKGEEPQLFLIYPQGNFIQATKETPFLQIGETKYGKPILDRTITYDTPLNDVAKCALLSIDSTMKSNISVGPPINLVMYKTDSLVIRNTLQLRLGDPYLAKIRKLWEDSVRQAFESMPNIEWQYDLEKSTDDILID, encoded by the coding sequence ATGACCTATTGCTTGGGGATTATCAATCGCTTTGGAATTGTTATGGCTGCTGACTCTCGCACTAATGCAGGAGTTGATTATATTTCAGCCTATAAAAAGTTGTTCGATCTTTCTTTACCAGGAGAAAGAGTAATTATTATTTGTGCTTCTGGTAATCTTTCGGTAACCCAAGGAGTAATAACTAGGTTAAATCGAGATATTCAAAATCAGCAGGAAAGCAATTTGCATACTCTCTCGACTATGTTTGATGTTGCTCGTTACATTGGTGAGAAAAGTCGAGAAATTCAAAGTATAGATCGTTCTTGGTTAGAAAAAGATCGCATCGATCATAGTTGTAATTTTTTATTGGGCGGACAAATCAAAGGAGAAGAACCCCAATTATTTTTAATTTATCCTCAAGGCAATTTTATTCAAGCAACCAAAGAAACACCTTTTTTACAAATTGGTGAGACGAAATACGGTAAACCTATACTAGACCGCACCATAACTTATGATACACCTTTGAACGATGTTGCCAAATGCGCTCTTTTATCGATTGATTCGACCATGAAATCTAATATTTCTGTCGGCCCACCAATTAACTTAGTCATGTATAAAACTGATAGTTTGGTAATCCGCAATACCTTGCAACTACGTCTAGGTGATCCTTATTTAGCAAAAATTCGCAAGTTGTGGGAAGATTCGGTACGTCAAGCTTTTGAATCTATGCCTAATATTGAATGGCAATATGACTTAGAAAAGTCTACTGATGATATTTTAATTGATTGA
- a CDS encoding GTP-binding protein HflX, whose protein sequence is MTLILIKPIDTIYGNLKGLKPSQLKQLQRLYHQKLPGDRFTTSEFAQRLAAISTEINQAVCAYINRRGQVIRVGVGTPHQTQIPPLELPRYGAERLCGIRCIATKLKPEPPKEASLTAMVRQRLDALVILTLTGTGITRRGGGATGYVKETYLAHLVPQPELNLDNQDYWSVSPALSLDLLSKQDFLSLVEGLETEFEREYLGQEVDADRDRVVIVGLQTDRMSQEQFENSLQELARLVDTAGGDVLYTIQQKRPQSHPQTVVGAGKVEEIALKVQTLGANLVVFDRDLSPAQVRNLETQFGVRVVDRTEVILDIFAQRAQSRAGKLQVELAQLEYMLPRLIGRGQAMSRLGGGIGTRGPGETKLETERRGIQKRIARLQQDVNQLQAHRSRLRQQRQKQEIPTVAIAGYTNAGKSTLINALTSADVYTADQLFATLDPTTRRLVVSDAVTGEARTILLTDTVGFIEELPPSLVDAFRATLEEVTEADALLHVVDLSHPAWETQIRSVMKILQEMPIAPGPILIAFNKLDQVDSETLARAREEFPLAVFISASQRFGLETLRQKLGELVHYAGDGSHVVQGE, encoded by the coding sequence TTGACCCTGATTCTGATTAAGCCTATCGATACTATTTACGGAAACCTTAAAGGACTCAAACCTAGTCAACTCAAGCAGCTACAAAGACTGTATCATCAGAAGCTGCCTGGCGATCGCTTTACAACGAGTGAATTTGCTCAAAGACTAGCAGCAATAAGCACGGAGATTAATCAAGCTGTCTGTGCCTATATCAATCGTCGCGGACAAGTAATTCGTGTAGGAGTGGGAACTCCTCATCAAACCCAAATTCCTCCTTTAGAATTACCCCGTTACGGTGCAGAGCGTCTTTGTGGAATTCGCTGTATTGCCACCAAACTCAAACCAGAACCGCCTAAAGAAGCTAGTCTCACGGCAATGGTACGTCAGAGATTGGATGCTTTAGTAATTCTCACCCTGACAGGAACAGGAATAACCAGAAGGGGTGGTGGAGCAACTGGTTACGTCAAAGAAACTTATTTAGCTCATTTAGTACCTCAACCAGAGTTAAATCTGGACAATCAAGATTATTGGTCAGTATCTCCTGCTCTAAGTCTAGATTTGCTGAGTAAACAAGACTTTCTCAGTTTAGTTGAAGGCTTAGAAACCGAGTTTGAGCGAGAATATTTAGGACAGGAAGTAGATGCCGATCGCGATCGCGTTGTGATTGTTGGCTTACAAACTGACCGCATGAGTCAGGAACAATTTGAAAATTCCTTACAAGAATTAGCGCGCCTAGTAGATACCGCAGGAGGAGACGTTCTCTATACTATTCAACAAAAACGCCCTCAATCCCATCCTCAAACTGTAGTCGGTGCAGGAAAAGTTGAAGAAATTGCTCTCAAAGTTCAAACTCTAGGAGCTAATCTAGTCGTATTTGACCGCGATCTTTCTCCTGCTCAAGTGCGGAATTTAGAAACTCAATTTGGAGTAAGAGTAGTAGACCGAACTGAAGTAATTTTAGATATTTTTGCTCAACGCGCCCAATCTCGTGCAGGGAAATTACAAGTAGAATTAGCCCAATTGGAATATATGCTACCTCGTCTAATTGGTAGAGGGCAAGCAATGTCACGCTTAGGTGGTGGAATTGGTACGAGGGGTCCTGGTGAAACTAAACTTGAAACCGAACGACGTGGAATTCAAAAACGAATTGCTCGTTTGCAACAGGATGTTAATCAACTCCAAGCTCATCGTTCCCGTTTACGTCAACAACGCCAAAAACAAGAAATTCCCACAGTCGCGATCGCGGGTTATACGAATGCAGGGAAATCTACCTTAATTAACGCTTTAACCAGTGCTGATGTCTATACAGCCGATCAGTTGTTTGCCACTCTCGATCCGACTACTCGCCGTTTAGTCGTTTCTGATGCGGTTACAGGGGAAGCGCGGACGATTTTATTAACCGATACCGTTGGTTTTATCGAAGAATTACCACCTTCTTTAGTTGATGCCTTTCGCGCTACTTTAGAAGAAGTTACCGAAGCAGATGCCTTATTGCACGTAGTCGATTTATCTCATCCTGCCTGGGAAACTCAAATTCGTTCGGTAATGAAAATTTTACAAGAAATGCCGATCGCTCCAGGGCCAATTTTAATTGCCTTTAATAAGTTAGACCAAGTTGATAGCGAGACTTTAGCAAGAGCAAGAGAGGAGTTTCCTTTAGCAGTCTTTATCTCTGCTAGTCAGCGGTTTGGTTTAGAAACCCTACGGCAAAAATTAGGAGAGTTGGTTCATTATGCTGGTGATGGCAGTCATGTAGTTCAAGGGGAATAG
- a CDS encoding putative outer membrane adhesin like protein, giving the protein MLISPIQTALLIQEECYVVFGKSGGFGANFNLSSLNGTNGFAIAGINKDDYSGISVSGAGDVNGDGIDDVIIGSRNTGETYVLFGSSNVFPTRINLANLEANQGFILKGSNAEDLAGNSVSSAGDVNGDGIDDLIVGAPQANPNSVRDAGESYVIFGQDQRSLTIADFTRGPGQFVNSSGVAKKILIQLNNGEGVTKIDFTISYNPQLLDITGLSLDSNLSTDDWTVSVSKDITGQLKVNLTGDALAKGVANLAYLNAKVLNSATYGATNAIELESIELNGGSFNVVGDRVTHLVAYLGDANGNRKYTSADVVAISRLAAGLDSSLSAYSGIDPLLVADINGDGTISALDAALVANVVNGSTNSFIPSLP; this is encoded by the coding sequence GTGCTAATTTCGCCGATACAAACGGCATTACTAATACAGGAAGAATGTTACGTTGTTTTTGGTAAATCAGGAGGATTTGGCGCGAATTTTAATCTCTCTAGTCTCAACGGTACTAATGGTTTTGCGATCGCTGGTATTAATAAAGATGATTATTCTGGTATTTCCGTAAGTGGCGCAGGCGATGTTAATGGTGATGGAATCGATGATGTAATTATTGGTTCTAGGAATACTGGAGAAACTTATGTTTTATTTGGTAGCAGCAATGTTTTTCCTACCAGGATTAATCTTGCTAATTTAGAAGCTAATCAAGGTTTTATTCTCAAAGGTTCTAATGCAGAAGATTTAGCTGGTAATTCTGTAAGTAGTGCAGGCGATGTCAATGGTGATGGCATCGATGATTTAATTGTCGGCGCACCTCAAGCTAACCCGAACTCAGTCCGTGATGCTGGCGAAAGCTATGTTATCTTCGGTCAAGACCAACGTTCTTTGACTATAGCTGATTTTACTCGCGGTCCTGGTCAATTTGTAAACAGTTCTGGTGTTGCAAAAAAAATTCTGATCCAGCTTAATAATGGGGAAGGAGTTACTAAGATTGATTTTACGATTTCCTATAATCCTCAATTGCTTGACATCACTGGATTAAGTTTAGACAGTAATCTCTCTACTGATGATTGGACAGTTTCAGTAAGCAAAGATATTACTGGTCAACTAAAAGTAAATTTAACAGGAGATGCCTTAGCTAAAGGTGTAGCCAATCTAGCTTATCTTAATGCTAAAGTTCTCAATTCAGCTACTTACGGTGCAACTAATGCGATCGAGTTAGAATCAATTGAACTTAATGGCGGAAGTTTTAATGTTGTTGGTGATCGAGTTACTCATCTAGTTGCTTATTTAGGAGATGCCAATGGCAACCGCAAGTATACTTCGGCTGATGTAGTCGCAATTTCTCGTTTAGCAGCAGGATTAGATAGTTCCCTGTCGGCATATTCAGGAATAGACCCTTTGTTAGTTGCGGATATCAATGGAGATGGAACTATTTCTGCTTTAGACGCAGCTTTAGTTGCCAATGTAGTTAATGGTTCAACTAATTCGTTTATTCCTTCTCTACCATAA
- a CDS encoding UspA domain protein encodes MFNKILVGIDRSSIGKQVFEVALSFANATGANLMLVQVLSDREQDYPQLPAYSYYPMWDEQTVRIYQEQWEDYKKQGIEILNNLAQQATEVGIPTEFTQMSGSPERSICEIAQTWEADLIIVGSRGLTGIKEMFLGSVSNYVTHHAPCSVLIVRDKDALPVQSTPTESATSSFS; translated from the coding sequence ATGTTTAATAAAATTTTAGTGGGAATCGATCGCTCTTCTATTGGCAAGCAAGTATTTGAAGTTGCTCTGTCTTTTGCTAATGCGACAGGTGCTAATTTAATGTTAGTACAAGTATTGTCAGACCGCGAACAAGATTATCCTCAACTTCCTGCTTACTCTTACTATCCGATGTGGGACGAACAAACTGTCAGAATTTATCAAGAACAATGGGAAGATTATAAAAAGCAAGGTATAGAAATTCTGAACAATCTAGCTCAACAAGCGACTGAGGTAGGAATTCCTACAGAATTTACTCAGATGTCTGGGAGTCCAGAACGCTCTATCTGCGAAATAGCTCAGACATGGGAAGCAGATTTAATCATTGTTGGTAGTCGAGGTTTAACTGGAATCAAAGAAATGTTTTTGGGTAGCGTCAGCAATTATGTAACTCACCATGCTCCCTGTTCAGTATTGATTGTCAGAGATAAAGACGCTTTACCAGTTCAATCAACTCCAACAGAATCAGCAACTTCTAGTTTTTCTTAA